TGGCAGCACTCGGCCGTCCCCGGCCTGCTCCAGACCGGCGACTATGTCCGCGGCCACCTGCGCGCCATCATCGACTTTCGGGGCATCCCCGACGACATCGAGGCCGCGGTCGCGGCGCGGCTGAAACAGCAGGAGATCCTGCGCAACGGGAGCAAGCGGTTCGCGTTCGTCGTCGGGGAACAGGCGCTCCGCATGCCGCTGGTCGGCCCCGAGCAGATGGTCGCCCAGCTCGACCGGCTGGCGGAGCTGACCTCCGGTACCGCGAACGTGTCCTTCGGCATCGTCTCCGCGACGACCAGGCCGCCGCTCATGCCACCGGAGAACTTCTGGATATACGACGCCAACAGGGTCCGCGTCGACACCGTACCCGGCCAGATCCAGCACAAGGCCCCCAGTGACGTGGTCGTGTACGAGAAGGCGTTCCAGGCGCTGAGCGGAGCCGCGGTGTACGGGAAGGAGGCCCGCGACATGCTGCGGGCCGCGGCCGACGCGTTCCGCGAGAGGTGATGTCCCGCGAGGTGACGCTTCGCGAGGAGTGAACGCGCAACATCGCGCAACATCGTTGAGGCGGGCGCCTCTGGATCTTTACCCTCACCAGCGTGACCAGACTCATTAAGGGGTGCAGGCGCCGTCCTTCAGGGCGGGGTAGGCCCGGCATGTCACAGGAAGTTGATCACTTCGAGTTCGTCTTGTCCTGGTCTGCGGATCAGTATGGTTCCGCCTTCGGTGCGGAGTTGCTCCAGGTAGGCGTATACCTGGAGTGCCCGGTTGACGGTGTCGGTCTTGGTGTCGCCGGTCAGTTCGGCGCCTTTGGCGAGGGCTTCGGCGCCGCGTTGGGTCAGGTTCACCGTCAGTCGCTCAAGAGGACTCATGCGCACATCGTACATACGCCACACGCATTCTTCGGTATCGTTGACCTCATGCAGCTCAGGTACAACGTCCGCCTCCACCCGTCGCCGGGGCAGCGCCAAGCGCTGGCACGGGCGTTCGGGTGCGCGCGGACGGTGTACAACGACGGACTGCGCATTAGGCGCGAAGCCCACGCGGGCGGCTTGCCGTACATCAAGGACACCGACCTGCAGAAGGCCGTGATCACGGCGGCGAAGAAGAGGCCGGACCGGGCATGGCTGGGTGAGGTGTCCTCGGTCGTGCTGGTGCAGGCGCTCGGCGACCTGCACGTGGCGTTCCGCACCTTCTTCGCCTCGGTCACCGGAAAACGTAAGGGCCGTAAGGTCGCCGCGCCGCGGTTTCGGTCCCGGAAGGATTCGCGGCAGGCGATCCGGCTGACCCGCAACGGGTTCTTGGTCCGCCCGCACGGGCGCCTGTACGTGGCCAAGGTCGGCGAGATCGAGGTGGTCTGGTCGCGGGAACTACCGTCTGAGCCGTCGTCGGTGACGGTGGTCAAGGACTCGGCGGGCCGCTACTTCGCGTCGTTCGTCATCGAGACGGCGGACCAGGTGCTGCCGCAGACGGCCTCCGAGATCGGCATCGACCTGGGTCTGACGCATTTCGCGATCACCTCGGACGGCCGAAAGGTCGCCAATCCACGTATCCTGCGCCGCGCGGCCAAGAGACTCCGCACGCTACAGAAGGCGCTGAGCCGAAAAGAGAAGGGGTCGGCGAACCGGGCCAAGGCCAAGCTCAAGGTCGCCAAGGCGCACGCCAGGGTGACCGACACGCGCCGCGATTTCGCCCACAAGCTCTCCACCACGTTGATCCGCGACAACCAAGCGGTCTATGTGGAGGATCTCGCCGTGTCGGGTCTGGCCCGCACAAAGCTGGCCAGGTCGGTGCACGATGCGGGTTGGTCGCAGTTCGTGAGCATGCTGGAGTACAAGGCGAGGCGGTATGGCCGCCACTTCGCCAAGATCGACCGCTGGTTTCCCTCTTCGAAGCTGTGCTCGGTGTGCGGGAGCATCGCCACCTCGATGCCGTTGAACGTCCGGTCGTGGATCTGCCCGTGCGGGGCGGTTCACGACCGGGATGTGAACGCGGCGATCAACATTCTGGCCGCCGGACGGGCGGACAGGTTAAACGCCTGTGGAGGCGATGTAAGACCACCGCTCGCGGTGGCGGACGCCCGCGAAGCAGGAACCCACCGGAGCGTCGCGTGAGCGGCGCGGGAGGAATCCCCGGCCTTCAGGCCGAGGAGGACGTCAACGTTGATCACAGAACCCCCGAAGACCTCGCGCCACCTTCAGCCGAACTCCGGGCCCGTGAACTGGCGGCCCTGCTGGCCCGATCCCACAACATCCCGGCGGACGTCCACCGCCTGCCATCCGGAAAGATCGTTATCTCCGTCTACTACGGTCTGGTCGCCCGCCTGGACGACGCGTGCCGTTTCTGGTGGATCGTCCCAGTCTCCGAGGACCGGGACAGACCGCTGTGGACGAGCGCGGCCACCCCGGTCGCAGCGGCGATCCGGATCGCCGCTCACTACCGGGAACTGCGCGCCCGCCCGCTGGTTCACCTGATACGCGGCGGCTACCTGCTGGCCGACGTCCTGCTGGAACACCACGAGGCCGCCGCCCCGGTCTGATCATGTCCGTCGCGGCGGCGCACCGGTGACGGACCGCAGTCGGAATCGCCTTCCCGGAGCCCACCCCCCGGCATCCGGTGAACGCGAAGCCGGTCACTTCGGAGAGGGGCCGCGCCGCCCGCCGCGGCCGACCCTTGCGGCCGATTTGGCCGTTTCGTGCGGGTAGTGCGCACTTTTTGAGAGCGCGTCCGCTGACCCTCGGCCCTTATTTTCCGCGCGCTGAAGTCTCCTGCCTGTGCGAATCGCGGTTCGATGCCACGTGTTTCGTGTTTAACTCGGACTTGCGGTAGTCACCCGACTTCCTTGGGTAGTGTCCCCGGGCCAGGTGAGAGCGCGCGGTGCAGCAAGGGGGAGACGATTCATGATCAGCGTCCTGATCGCCGAGGACATGCATCTCGTCCGAGGGGCCATGGTCGCCCTGCTCTCCACGGAGAGTGACATCAAGGTCATCGCCGAGGTCGGTCACGGCGACGAGGTGGTCCGCTCCTGCCTGCTCCACCGGCCGGATGTCGCGCTCATCGACATCGGCCTGCCCGGCACCGACGGCCTCACCGCGACGGCGGAGTTGCACCGCCGGTTTCCCGAATGCGGGACGGTGATCCTGACCGGGCTCGCGACCCCGGCCGCGCTGTGCCGGGCGCTGGACGCCGGGGCGCGCGGCTTCGTCGTCAAGGACGCCCCGGCGGGCCAGCTCGCGGGCTGCGTACGCCGGGTGGCCGCCGGTGAGCGGGTCGTCGACCCCGAGCTGGCCGTCGCCGCCCTCAACGCGAAGAGGAACCCGCTCACCGCACGCGAGCTGGAGGTCTTGCAGGCCGCGGCCGAGGGGGCGCCGGTCGGAGAGATCGCCGACCGTCTCTGCCTGTCCGGCGGCACGGTACGCAACTACCTGGCACGGATCCTCAACAAGGTCGACGCCCGCACGCGCGTCGAGGCGGTCAGGATCGCCAGGGAGGCGGGCTGGCTGTGGTCCGACGACCTGACCAGCCTGGGCCTGAACCGCTACCGCTCGCTCAACTGATCGCCCGGCCTGACCGGGTCAGAATCCGGCCAGGGCGCGATTGACCGCGGCGGTGTACCTGTAGAACGCGTTGGTGCGGTTGGCCGGGTCCTCGATCCGGGAACGACTCAGCCTTCCACCCGCGAAGAACCGCTCTCGCTGGCCGCTGCTGATCTCCTCACGAGATCTGTCATCGCGAGCATTTCTCGGGAAGAGCGGGCATTCAAGTGCCGTTGACGCGTCGCCATTGTTTCGATCGGGTGACTCCGGACACGCGACCGCGTACGTGTTCCGGCGATACCTCGCCCTAGGCGCGGATCGAGAACGGCATCGTCGCGGTGACCGTGACCCTGTTTACTGAGCGGGTTCGGTCGCGTCGGGCGATCCGGTCTGCCCGCCGCCGAACACCTCCTTGACGAGCCTTTGCGTCGCCTTCTGGAACGCCTCCCCCAGGGACAGTGCGGCGTCGTCGACATAGTTCAGCGAGGCGGTCAGGGTCTTGCTGCCGTCGGGTGTGCTGTACATCAGCGCCCCGTGGCCCGCCATGCCGCCGTTGTGGGTGATGACGGTGCCGCCGCCGTCCGTGTCCTGCACGAACACCCCCAGGCCGTAGCCGACCTTGGGCTCCGGCGTGCACATCTCGGCCAGCAACGGGGCCGGTAGGAGCTTGCCGCCCAGCAGTGCGGAGATGAACG
This region of Streptosporangium sp. NBC_01495 genomic DNA includes:
- a CDS encoding helix-turn-helix domain-containing protein produces the protein MATSTARIDEAKGILAARLRALRADAGLTGRALAAKTGLDHTKISKIENAVQMPNQTDIRTWCEACDADEQVVDLIAAAQNIDAMYTDWRRLEESGLGHVQRSFQPLYDKTHQFRVWQHSAVPGLLQTGDYVRGHLRAIIDFRGIPDDIEAAVAARLKQQEILRNGSKRFAFVVGEQALRMPLVGPEQMVAQLDRLAELTSGTANVSFGIVSATTRPPLMPPENFWIYDANRVRVDTVPGQIQHKAPSDVVVYEKAFQALSGAAVYGKEARDMLRAAADAFRER
- a CDS encoding response regulator transcription factor, encoding MISVLIAEDMHLVRGAMVALLSTESDIKVIAEVGHGDEVVRSCLLHRPDVALIDIGLPGTDGLTATAELHRRFPECGTVILTGLATPAALCRALDAGARGFVVKDAPAGQLAGCVRRVAAGERVVDPELAVAALNAKRNPLTARELEVLQAAAEGAPVGEIADRLCLSGGTVRNYLARILNKVDARTRVEAVRIAREAGWLWSDDLTSLGLNRYRSLN
- a CDS encoding RNA-guided endonuclease InsQ/TnpB family protein; the protein is MQLRYNVRLHPSPGQRQALARAFGCARTVYNDGLRIRREAHAGGLPYIKDTDLQKAVITAAKKRPDRAWLGEVSSVVLVQALGDLHVAFRTFFASVTGKRKGRKVAAPRFRSRKDSRQAIRLTRNGFLVRPHGRLYVAKVGEIEVVWSRELPSEPSSVTVVKDSAGRYFASFVIETADQVLPQTASEIGIDLGLTHFAITSDGRKVANPRILRRAAKRLRTLQKALSRKEKGSANRAKAKLKVAKAHARVTDTRRDFAHKLSTTLIRDNQAVYVEDLAVSGLARTKLARSVHDAGWSQFVSMLEYKARRYGRHFAKIDRWFPSSKLCSVCGSIATSMPLNVRSWICPCGAVHDRDVNAAINILAAGRADRLNACGGDVRPPLAVADAREAGTHRSVA